One window from the genome of Paenibacillus azoreducens encodes:
- a CDS encoding carbohydrate ABC transporter permease — MLWHGMGFAFAALWIIPFVWVARTAFLPKESAITSGWFQGWTFDNLINVWHAAPFGQYFLNTLLVCGVVLAVQFVTLTMAAYAFARVRFAGRDLIFLLFLVQIMVPPDILIFSNYQVLNEMGLLDTKLAIMLPYFASSFGIFLLRQSFKQLPYELEEAACVEGASRLHILSRIYVPLSRPVYVSFAIVSVSFHWNDFLWPLIVTNSDSNRLLTVGLAMFAKSTESGAQWSDVSAATLIVAAPLMVGFLLFQRQVIGSFMHSGIKG; from the coding sequence ATGTTGTGGCATGGAATGGGCTTCGCCTTTGCCGCCCTATGGATCATCCCTTTCGTGTGGGTCGCCAGAACCGCCTTTCTCCCCAAGGAATCCGCCATAACTTCGGGATGGTTTCAGGGCTGGACATTCGATAATCTCATCAACGTGTGGCACGCAGCTCCGTTCGGGCAATATTTTTTGAATACTTTGCTTGTATGCGGCGTCGTTCTTGCCGTCCAATTCGTCACGCTGACGATGGCGGCTTATGCGTTTGCGCGGGTTCGTTTCGCCGGCAGAGACTTGATATTCCTGCTGTTTCTGGTGCAAATCATGGTTCCGCCCGACATTCTCATATTTTCGAATTATCAAGTGCTGAACGAAATGGGATTACTGGATACGAAGCTTGCGATTATGCTGCCGTATTTCGCATCCTCGTTCGGCATCTTCCTGCTGAGGCAGTCCTTCAAGCAGCTGCCTTACGAGCTGGAGGAAGCCGCATGCGTCGAAGGCGCCTCGCGTTTGCATATTTTGTCGCGAATTTATGTTCCATTGTCGCGCCCGGTGTATGTATCGTTTGCGATCGTATCCGTCAGCTTCCACTGGAACGACTTTTTATGGCCGCTGATCGTAACCAATTCGGATAGCAACAGGCTATTGACCGTAGGTTTGGCCATGTTCGCGAAATCCACCGAGTCGGGCGCGCAGTGGTCCGACGTGAGTGCGGCGACGCTGATTGTTGCGGCACCGCTCATGGTCGGCTTTTTATTGTTTCAGCGCCAGGTGATCGGCAGTTTTATGCATTCCGGCATTAAAGGGTAG
- a CDS encoding Gfo/Idh/MocA family protein encodes MMNRPIRLAIVGGNRGASFINALYSLTDRIQLTATCDLNEWVLKFWKEKFPDIRTYRDFHEMLKDPSIDAVFLLSPMHLHARQSIDALKAGKHVLSEVIAAQSLEEAWELVETVEQTGLKYMMSENYCFSRSNLTIKHMADQGMFGEITYLEGGYIHDLRHLIHHPDGSLTWRGQLHQQYNGVNYPTHSVGPLAQWIHLNKPGGDRLESVSAFVSESRSLQHYFSEYFGKDHPAARSGFWRQGDSAVAVLRTMKGVLIQLRVDWTSVRPHNKTHYVLQGTEGAYITGRHPQEDDLIWLQHRSPKNAEDGSAMWEPLRNYQPQYDHPTWKQWGEYAAGTKHGGGDFLVLEEFISAIHEDRTPSVDVYDAVTWSSVFALSMESVQAGGKAIPFPDFKAKVGT; translated from the coding sequence ATGATGAACCGGCCTATACGGTTAGCCATCGTTGGCGGTAACAGGGGAGCAAGCTTTATAAACGCGTTATATTCGCTTACGGACCGGATCCAGCTTACTGCGACCTGCGATTTGAACGAATGGGTGCTTAAGTTTTGGAAAGAGAAATTTCCGGATATCCGGACTTACCGGGACTTTCACGAAATGCTGAAAGATCCGTCCATCGATGCCGTATTTCTCCTCAGCCCCATGCATCTGCATGCCAGGCAGTCCATCGATGCGCTTAAAGCCGGAAAACATGTCCTCAGCGAGGTCATTGCGGCCCAATCGTTGGAGGAGGCCTGGGAGCTTGTCGAGACGGTCGAACAAACGGGCCTGAAATACATGATGTCCGAAAATTATTGTTTCTCGCGTTCGAATCTCACGATCAAGCATATGGCCGATCAAGGAATGTTCGGTGAAATAACGTATTTGGAGGGCGGATATATCCATGATTTACGCCATTTGATCCATCATCCAGACGGTTCCTTGACATGGCGGGGGCAGCTGCATCAGCAATATAACGGCGTCAATTATCCCACTCATTCGGTCGGACCGCTGGCGCAATGGATTCATCTCAACAAACCTGGCGGAGACCGGCTGGAGAGCGTATCGGCTTTTGTCTCCGAATCAAGATCCTTGCAGCACTACTTCAGCGAATATTTCGGCAAGGATCACCCGGCGGCGCGGAGCGGCTTCTGGCGGCAGGGAGACAGCGCGGTCGCCGTCCTGCGGACGATGAAGGGAGTACTGATTCAATTGCGGGTCGATTGGACTTCCGTCAGGCCGCATAATAAAACGCATTACGTGCTGCAGGGAACCGAAGGCGCGTATATTACGGGCCGCCATCCGCAGGAAGACGATCTGATCTGGCTTCAGCATCGTTCGCCGAAAAATGCGGAAGACGGATCCGCTATGTGGGAACCGCTCCGGAACTATCAGCCGCAATATGACCATCCAACCTGGAAGCAGTGGGGGGAATATGCCGCCGGGACCAAACACGGCGGAGGCGACTTTCTTGTGCTGGAGGAATTTATTTCGGCTATCCACGAGGACCGGACGCCTTCGGTGGATGTGTATGACGCGGTAACCTGGAGCTCTGTTTTCGCCTTGTCCATGGAATCGGTCCAAGCCGGCGGGAAGGCGATTCCGTTTCCCGACTTCAAAGCGAAGGTGGGGACATAA
- a CDS encoding GNAT family N-acetyltransferase — protein MNQSLSKLLMKKETLSDLPPFRCPTGFRIRCFRPGDERDWEELIRHSFTREIKFAHKIGDHVPSCAERVLFICKGGEPVATATAWETGGEDSQRWYLHMVGVKPEYSGRGLGFAASLAALHKMEESGAEAAYLETDDFRLPAIRIYLRLGFLPVHTDASHPGRWERILRQTADHTPKKS, from the coding sequence GTGAATCAATCCCTTTCCAAACTTCTGATGAAAAAAGAGACGTTGTCCGATTTGCCGCCTTTCCGTTGTCCGACAGGGTTCCGGATTCGCTGTTTTCGTCCTGGCGACGAACGGGATTGGGAGGAGCTCATCCGGCATTCGTTTACGAGGGAAATTAAATTCGCCCACAAGATTGGGGATCATGTACCTTCATGCGCCGAGCGCGTATTGTTTATATGCAAGGGCGGCGAGCCTGTCGCAACCGCTACAGCTTGGGAAACGGGCGGTGAAGACAGCCAAAGGTGGTATCTGCACATGGTAGGCGTGAAACCCGAATATTCGGGCAGAGGGCTTGGCTTCGCCGCAAGTCTTGCAGCCCTGCACAAGATGGAGGAATCGGGCGCGGAAGCGGCCTATCTGGAAACGGATGATTTCAGGCTGCCCGCGATCCGCATTTATTTAAGACTAGGGTTTCTGCCCGTACATACCGATGCAAGCCATCCCGGCAGATGGGAGCGGATTCTTAGGCAAACCGCAGACCATACGCCGAAAAAGTCGTAA